The Bacillus sp. Y1 genome has a window encoding:
- a CDS encoding ABC transporter permease, producing MFYLQMLAQYIGQYLKTRLQYRSDLVVELVSDLLFQAVNLIFIIVVFGHTDFLNGWSRDEIIFIYGFFLVPFALFSSFFNIWDFNERYIVKGELDRILTRPIHSLFQIVLERMELESLFGAITGFVVMAYAGARLGLSINWYDPFLFLVFVIGGALVYAGVFILIACISFWADARTSIMPMMYNIGNYGRYPVDIYNTVIRFVLTWILPFAFVGVYPAAFFLRREEWYVYSFLTPVIGVVFFVISVLVWNEGVKRYRGAGN from the coding sequence ATGTTTTATTTACAAATGCTTGCACAATATATTGGTCAATATTTGAAAACTAGACTTCAATATCGTTCAGACCTGGTTGTTGAACTAGTGTCAGATTTGCTTTTTCAAGCGGTAAATTTAATTTTCATTATTGTTGTTTTTGGTCATACCGACTTTTTAAACGGCTGGAGTCGGGATGAAATTATCTTTATTTATGGCTTCTTTCTCGTGCCATTTGCATTATTTTCTTCCTTCTTTAATATTTGGGATTTTAACGAGCGATATATAGTAAAAGGCGAGTTGGATAGAATCTTAACTCGACCTATACACAGCCTGTTTCAAATTGTTCTTGAACGAATGGAATTGGAATCTTTATTCGGTGCGATTACAGGTTTTGTAGTTATGGCATACGCTGGTGCCCGGCTTGGACTTTCTATCAATTGGTACGATCCGTTTTTGTTCTTAGTTTTTGTAATAGGTGGAGCTCTAGTGTATGCAGGTGTTTTTATTCTTATCGCCTGTATCAGCTTTTGGGCAGATGCTAGAACATCGATTATGCCAATGATGTACAACATTGGGAATTATGGAAGGTACCCGGTAGATATTTATAACACGGTAATCCGCTTTGTGCTCACATGGATTCTTCCTTTTGCATTTGTCGGAGTTTACCCAGCAGCGTTTTTCTTGAGAAGAGAAGAATGGTACGTGTATTCCTTTTTGACGCCCGTTATTGGAGTTGTGTTTTTTG